Proteins encoded by one window of Paraburkholderia terrae:
- a CDS encoding serine/threonine protein kinase — protein sequence MASLAHVIRDFQSGALTQDAFVAQLDSTLTTEGVGSARLLEILGEAHIRKPLPPALYAEVRRRIEQMPVSNLAAAGGEETRMQTVAEPPPPPPPARSSDAVASGLDQVKGTGDTLNNRFVLEECLGVGGMGTVYKALDMRKLEASDRKPYLAIKVLNTQFRGNPKSLIALQREARKAQVLAHRNIVTVYDFDRDGAIVYLTMEYLSGKPLSQILRTQDFKGMPVQSALPIVRGMSSALAYAHERGFVHCDFKPANVFLTDTGEVKVIDFGIARVFQRPEEESDATVFDPGSLGALTPAYASPEMLEHLEPDPRDDIYALGCITYELLTGRHPFDRQSATQARASNRQPQRPENLSNRQWRALRATLAFDRKSRTPTVSRFVEEFGAQERASASKSSGRNVDRTGMLMKSGVAGLALACAAGGALYFYRASRTLEQENAALQVSPASEASAASPVQPITPVTPSPPAVTSAPPAPVTPAPPTLAAVTSALATLPCSALAASIQDRAVQVRGFVPQHGEAQVNERLATLPGVASTKVDVQHVSSDKCEVLKELGSYWTRNWQAGHIASLTARMPNGVLTEGDPLVVDVRTPGFDSYVNIDYYVLDGSVVHMVPGPRAKDNQAPAHYSATIGSGGDWVVSKPFGQELVVLLITPAPLFDTPRPESESRTDYLRALDTRLKQLASKYGQDRIVADFAQITSKARAH from the coding sequence ATGGCTAGCCTTGCGCACGTGATTCGGGACTTTCAGAGCGGCGCGCTCACGCAGGACGCGTTCGTCGCTCAACTCGACAGCACGCTCACAACGGAAGGCGTCGGTTCGGCACGTCTGCTCGAAATACTCGGCGAAGCGCACATCAGGAAGCCGCTGCCTCCTGCCCTCTACGCGGAAGTGCGCCGCCGCATCGAACAGATGCCCGTTTCGAACCTTGCCGCGGCGGGCGGCGAGGAAACGCGCATGCAAACGGTGGCCGAGCCGCCACCGCCTCCGCCGCCCGCGCGTAGCAGCGACGCAGTTGCGTCCGGACTCGATCAGGTGAAGGGTACGGGCGACACGTTGAACAACCGCTTCGTGCTCGAAGAGTGTCTTGGCGTAGGCGGCATGGGCACCGTCTACAAGGCGCTCGATATGCGCAAGCTCGAAGCGTCGGACCGAAAGCCGTATCTCGCGATCAAGGTGCTGAACACGCAGTTCCGGGGTAACCCGAAGTCGCTGATCGCGTTGCAGCGCGAAGCGCGCAAGGCGCAGGTACTCGCGCACCGCAATATCGTCACCGTCTACGATTTCGACCGCGATGGCGCCATCGTCTATCTGACGATGGAATACCTGTCCGGCAAGCCGCTCAGCCAGATTTTGCGTACGCAGGATTTCAAGGGCATGCCGGTGCAGTCGGCGTTGCCGATCGTGCGCGGCATGTCGAGCGCGCTGGCGTACGCGCATGAGCGCGGCTTCGTGCATTGCGACTTCAAACCCGCCAACGTGTTTCTGACCGATACGGGTGAAGTCAAGGTGATCGACTTCGGTATCGCGCGCGTCTTTCAGCGGCCCGAAGAAGAAAGCGACGCAACCGTGTTCGATCCCGGCAGCCTCGGCGCATTGACGCCAGCCTATGCAAGCCCGGAAATGCTCGAGCATCTCGAACCCGATCCGCGCGACGACATCTACGCGCTAGGCTGCATCACCTACGAGCTTTTGACGGGCCGTCATCCGTTCGACCGTCAGTCGGCGACGCAGGCGCGCGCGTCGAACCGGCAACCGCAGCGGCCCGAGAACCTGAGCAACCGACAATGGCGCGCGTTGCGTGCGACGCTCGCCTTCGACCGCAAGTCGCGCACGCCGACGGTGTCGCGCTTCGTCGAAGAATTCGGCGCGCAGGAACGCGCGTCGGCGTCGAAGTCGTCAGGGCGCAATGTCGATCGCACCGGCATGCTGATGAAGTCGGGTGTTGCGGGACTCGCGCTCGCTTGCGCGGCAGGCGGCGCGCTGTACTTCTATCGTGCTTCGCGGACTCTGGAGCAGGAGAATGCGGCGCTACAGGTGAGCCCGGCATCCGAGGCCAGCGCCGCCTCGCCCGTTCAGCCCATCACACCTGTTACCCCGTCGCCGCCTGCCGTTACATCCGCACCGCCAGCGCCCGTCACGCCGGCCCCGCCGACGCTCGCCGCCGTCACCTCGGCGCTCGCGACATTGCCGTGCTCGGCGCTTGCCGCTTCGATTCAGGATCGCGCGGTACAGGTGCGCGGATTCGTGCCGCAACACGGCGAGGCGCAGGTCAACGAGCGTCTTGCAACATTGCCCGGCGTGGCGTCGACCAAGGTCGACGTGCAGCACGTGAGCAGCGACAAATGCGAGGTGCTGAAGGAACTCGGTTCATACTGGACGCGAAACTGGCAGGCGGGGCATATTGCGTCGCTGACCGCGCGCATGCCGAACGGCGTGTTGACGGAAGGCGATCCTCTCGTCGTCGACGTGCGAACGCCCGGCTTCGACTCGTATGTGAACATCGACTACTACGTGCTCGACGGCAGCGTCGTACACATGGTGCCGGGGCCGCGCGCGAAGGATAACCAGGCGCCCGCCCATTATTCGGCGACGATCGGCAGCGGCGGCGACTGGGTCGTCTCGAAGCCGTTCGGTCAGGAACTGGTCGTTCTGCTGATCACGCCCGCGCCGCTCTTCGATACGCCACGGCCCGAAAGCGAGTCGCGCACGGACTATTTGCGCGCGCTCGATACGCGGCTCAAGCAGCTTGCCTCCAAATATGGGCAAGACCGTATCGTCGCGGACTTCGCGCAGATCACGAGCAAGGCGCGCGCGCATTGA
- a CDS encoding SUMF1/EgtB/PvdO family nonheme iron enzyme, with product MTRFYQNFQNNQDLKMWRKLLLVCMIGALQMREADAQPMPRGASDATSQAAGNSLFAFPADAADRKVALVIGNASYPAGALPNAARDAQSVAGLLRAQGFDVVLRTDATAPQMRDALAEFGRRLQPGGTALFYFAGHGLQAGGTTLLASAGADPRAPASLMTASIDLSNVLDTLAAPRKNALNLVVLDACLTQPFQATRLATPLPPQTLIAYATTQGAQAADGTRHGIFTGAWLREMHRAPDAFVDSMFAHVARQVAEETHGAQRPWRLSSLTEPVRLFASRHASEHIEDEPNAVVALNSRGILPKDSNEQYELTFWESIKDSNYASDYEAYLKAYPNGRFATLAKARIDRIKASGQTAPPAATHAAPPATPSRPAAAAAPAPQPAPAPAPTPAPKAAATPAPAPAPAPTPATARAATGGESKDCAACPVMISLPAGSFTMGSNFDPSEKPPHHVTISAPFAIGKYEVTVEQWNACADVNGCPKLSPENNSVKNAPARDLSWDDAQAYVKWLSKVTGKAYRLPTEAEWEYADRAGTTTKYWWGDQMRKGMANCKDCGDPYHKEAPEPVGTFAANPNGLYDMNGSVWEWVSDCWHNSYQGAPNDGHAWDSPTCNTRVIRGGSWREGNDYMLSSTRFKYSQSVRQSQDGFRVVKELK from the coding sequence CTTCTCAAGCCGCCGGGAATAGTCTCTTTGCATTTCCCGCCGATGCGGCCGACCGCAAGGTCGCGCTCGTGATCGGTAACGCCAGCTATCCGGCCGGCGCGCTGCCGAATGCCGCGCGCGATGCGCAAAGCGTCGCCGGGTTGTTGCGCGCGCAAGGCTTCGATGTCGTCCTGCGCACCGATGCAACGGCGCCGCAGATGCGCGATGCGCTTGCCGAATTCGGCCGACGCCTGCAGCCTGGCGGCACGGCGCTTTTCTATTTCGCAGGGCATGGCCTGCAGGCGGGAGGCACCACGCTGCTCGCTTCCGCCGGTGCCGATCCGCGTGCGCCTGCTTCCTTGATGACAGCGAGCATCGATCTGTCGAACGTGCTCGACACGCTCGCGGCGCCGCGCAAGAACGCACTCAATCTCGTCGTGCTGGACGCATGCCTCACGCAACCGTTCCAGGCGACCCGTCTCGCGACGCCGTTGCCCCCGCAAACATTGATTGCCTATGCGACGACGCAAGGCGCGCAAGCCGCCGACGGCACCCGTCATGGCATTTTCACGGGCGCGTGGCTGCGCGAGATGCACCGCGCGCCCGATGCGTTCGTCGATTCGATGTTCGCTCATGTGGCGCGACAAGTCGCAGAAGAAACGCATGGCGCGCAAAGGCCGTGGCGCTTGTCGTCGTTGACGGAACCGGTGCGGCTTTTCGCTTCACGTCATGCATCGGAACATATTGAAGATGAGCCGAACGCAGTCGTCGCATTGAATAGCCGCGGCATTCTGCCGAAGGATAGCAACGAGCAATACGAGCTGACGTTCTGGGAATCGATCAAGGACAGCAATTACGCGAGCGATTACGAGGCATACCTGAAGGCGTATCCAAATGGCCGCTTTGCGACGCTCGCGAAGGCTCGGATCGACAGGATCAAGGCTTCCGGGCAGACAGCTCCGCCCGCCGCCACGCACGCAGCGCCGCCAGCAACGCCGTCGCGTCCTGCCGCCGCTGCCGCGCCTGCGCCACAACCTGCGCCTGCACCCGCGCCCACACCGGCGCCGAAAGCGGCCGCAACGCCTGCTCCCGCACCCGCACCTGCCCCCACGCCCGCGACAGCACGTGCCGCGACAGGCGGTGAGAGCAAGGACTGCGCGGCCTGCCCGGTGATGATTTCACTGCCCGCAGGCTCGTTCACGATGGGCAGCAATTTCGACCCGTCCGAAAAGCCGCCGCATCACGTGACCATTTCAGCGCCATTCGCTATCGGTAAATACGAGGTGACGGTCGAGCAATGGAACGCATGCGCCGACGTCAACGGATGCCCGAAGCTGTCGCCCGAAAACAATTCCGTGAAGAACGCACCCGCACGCGATCTCAGTTGGGACGATGCGCAGGCGTATGTGAAGTGGCTGAGCAAGGTCACGGGCAAAGCGTATCGACTGCCTACGGAAGCGGAATGGGAATATGCAGACCGCGCGGGCACCACGACGAAATACTGGTGGGGCGACCAGATGCGCAAAGGCATGGCGAACTGCAAGGACTGCGGCGATCCGTATCACAAGGAAGCGCCCGAGCCCGTCGGCACGTTTGCAGCAAACCCGAACGGCTTGTACGACATGAACGGCAGCGTCTGGGAATGGGTCAGCGACTGCTGGCATAACTCGTACCAGGGCGCGCCGAACGACGGACACGCTTGGGATTCACCCACCTGCAACACGCGCGTGATTCGCGGCGGCTCATGGCGGGAAGGCAACGACTACATGCTTAGCTCGACGCGCTTCAAGTACAGCCAAAGCGTGCGCCAGTCGCAAGACGGCTTTCGGGTGGTGAAAGAACTCAAGTGA
- a CDS encoding gamma-glutamylcyclotransferase, protein MDQTSTTRRQRSVPLRLTPELVSLVACKMEDSGPAPGVIVHTDEDYEASLQAVLHAGAWQGEDIWLFAYGSLLWNRPFEVEEQVAAVLHGWHRAFCIRLTRFRGTPDQPGLMMSLVPGGSCRGALYRVAGHRVLADLRKLWRREMTVKPPTSPPRWITAKAGQAAVRAIAFTADRKGRNFMAGLTDEEIASVLYKAVGHWGSGAEYLMQTVDHLERLGIRDANLWRLQRLVAQRLVELKAAGR, encoded by the coding sequence ATGGACCAGACTTCCACTACACGTCGCCAGCGTTCAGTCCCTCTGCGTCTGACCCCCGAGTTGGTGTCACTGGTTGCGTGCAAGATGGAAGACAGCGGACCGGCCCCCGGCGTCATCGTCCACACGGATGAAGATTACGAGGCGTCACTGCAGGCGGTACTCCATGCGGGTGCCTGGCAAGGAGAGGACATCTGGCTGTTCGCTTATGGTTCGTTGCTGTGGAATCGGCCCTTCGAAGTTGAAGAGCAAGTTGCAGCGGTATTACACGGCTGGCACCGTGCGTTCTGCATTCGGCTAACGCGCTTTCGCGGCACCCCCGACCAGCCGGGATTGATGATGTCGCTCGTTCCGGGTGGCAGTTGCCGTGGCGCTCTATATCGGGTTGCTGGGCACCGGGTCCTCGCGGATCTACGCAAGCTGTGGCGACGGGAAATGACCGTCAAGCCGCCGACCAGTCCGCCACGGTGGATTACCGCGAAAGCGGGGCAAGCCGCCGTGCGCGCCATTGCGTTTACCGCCGATCGCAAGGGGCGCAACTTTATGGCCGGGTTGACCGACGAGGAGATCGCGTCCGTGTTGTACAAGGCGGTCGGCCACTGGGGATCGGGTGCCGAATACCTCATGCAGACGGTTGACCACCTTGAACGTCTTGGCATCCGGGACGCCAACCTATGGCGTTTGCAGCGGCTCGTTGCGCAGCGACTGGTTGAGCTGAAAGCCGCCGGCAGGTAG
- a CDS encoding beta-ketoacyl-ACP reductase: MENGRVAFVTGGMGGLGAAISRALHDAGITVAMSYSTRNDHVATWLMKERDQGRHFHAYEADVSDFDSCERCAQRVLDELKKVDILVNNAGITRDMTFACMTKADWDAVLRTDLDGLFNMSKQFLPGMIERGYGRIVNVSSVNGSRGAFGQVNYSAAKSGVHGFTKSLALEVAKRGITVNTVSPGYLATAMVQAVPHDIMETKVLPQIPVGRLGRPEEIAALVAFLCSDEAAFMTGANLAINGGMHME, from the coding sequence ATGGAAAATGGACGTGTGGCTTTTGTCACGGGCGGCATGGGCGGGCTTGGGGCGGCGATCAGCAGGGCGCTGCACGATGCCGGCATTACCGTGGCCATGTCTTACTCGACTCGCAACGATCACGTGGCGACGTGGCTGATGAAGGAACGTGATCAGGGCCGTCACTTTCACGCGTACGAAGCCGATGTCAGCGATTTCGATTCGTGCGAACGCTGCGCGCAACGCGTACTCGATGAATTGAAGAAGGTGGATATCCTGGTCAACAACGCCGGCATCACACGCGATATGACATTCGCCTGCATGACCAAAGCGGATTGGGATGCCGTGCTGCGAACCGATCTCGATGGACTGTTCAACATGTCCAAGCAGTTTCTGCCCGGGATGATCGAGCGTGGCTATGGCCGTATCGTCAACGTCAGCTCGGTAAATGGTTCGCGGGGCGCGTTCGGACAGGTTAACTATTCGGCTGCGAAGTCTGGCGTGCATGGCTTCACGAAGTCGTTGGCGCTGGAAGTCGCGAAGCGCGGTATCACCGTGAACACCGTGTCGCCGGGTTATCTGGCAACGGCGATGGTTCAGGCCGTCCCTCACGACATCATGGAAACAAAGGTTTTGCCGCAGATACCCGTTGGGCGGCTCGGACGCCCGGAAGAGATCGCAGCGCTCGTGGCGTTTCTCTGCTCCGATGAAGCGGCATTCATGACGGGCGCCAATCTCGCGATAAACGGCGGCATGCACATGGAGTGA
- a CDS encoding DUF485 domain-containing protein yields the protein MDVKLAEKVKSSAAYRELVRKRSRLGWTLTALVLFVYYGFVLLIAFDKQFLAAKMGAGVMTWGMPLGLFVIVFTVVITGFYVRRANSTYDELTEQIKREAA from the coding sequence ATGGATGTGAAACTCGCAGAGAAAGTGAAATCGAGCGCGGCGTATCGCGAGCTGGTGCGAAAGCGCTCACGGCTTGGGTGGACATTGACCGCCCTCGTGTTGTTCGTCTATTACGGCTTCGTTCTGTTGATTGCCTTCGACAAGCAGTTTCTTGCTGCAAAGATGGGCGCGGGCGTGATGACGTGGGGCATGCCGCTTGGACTGTTCGTTATCGTATTCACGGTGGTTATCACGGGTTTCTATGTTCGTCGCGCCAACAGCACATACGATGAACTCACCGAGCAGATCAAGCGGGAGGCAGCATGA
- the adhP gene encoding alcohol dehydrogenase AdhP, with protein MTRYMKAAVVHQFGAPLSIEEVPVPEVGPGQILVNIKASGVCHTDLHAADGDWPVKPSLPFIPGHEGVGYVAAVGSGVRNVKDGDRVGVPWLYTACGYCEHCLSGWETLCHDQQNTGYSVNGGYAEYVLADPNYVGHLPDNVAFDEIAPILCAGVTVYKGIRVTDTRPGQWLAISGIGGLGHVAVQYAIAMGLHVVAVDISDEKLALARKLGAKLTINANTTDPAATIQKEIGGAHGVLVTAVSRSAFAQALGMVRRGGTVALNGLPPGDFPLPIFSTVLNGITVRGSIVGTRRDLQESLDFAAQGSVRAHIHRDRLENINKVLGQLREGTVDGRVVLALD; from the coding sequence ATGACGCGTTACATGAAGGCCGCCGTCGTCCATCAATTCGGTGCGCCGCTGAGTATCGAGGAAGTCCCGGTTCCCGAAGTCGGGCCGGGCCAGATTCTGGTCAACATCAAGGCGTCCGGCGTGTGTCATACCGATCTGCATGCCGCCGACGGAGACTGGCCCGTCAAGCCGTCCTTGCCCTTCATTCCTGGCCATGAAGGCGTGGGCTATGTCGCCGCGGTCGGCAGCGGCGTGAGGAACGTCAAGGATGGCGACCGCGTGGGCGTGCCCTGGCTCTATACGGCCTGCGGCTACTGTGAGCATTGCCTGAGCGGCTGGGAAACGCTGTGTCACGACCAGCAAAACACCGGCTACTCGGTCAACGGCGGATATGCGGAATACGTGCTCGCCGATCCGAACTATGTCGGACATCTGCCCGATAACGTCGCATTCGACGAAATCGCGCCGATTCTCTGCGCCGGTGTCACGGTTTATAAAGGCATCCGCGTGACGGACACGCGCCCTGGCCAGTGGCTGGCCATCTCAGGCATTGGCGGCCTGGGTCACGTGGCCGTGCAGTATGCGATCGCGATGGGCCTGCACGTCGTCGCCGTCGACATCTCCGACGAGAAACTGGCGCTCGCACGCAAACTGGGTGCGAAGCTGACGATCAATGCGAACACGACGGACCCCGCAGCCACTATTCAAAAGGAAATCGGTGGAGCGCACGGCGTGCTGGTGACAGCCGTATCGCGAAGCGCCTTTGCACAGGCACTCGGCATGGTGCGGCGTGGCGGAACGGTCGCGTTGAACGGCCTGCCGCCCGGCGACTTTCCGTTGCCGATCTTCTCGACCGTGCTCAATGGGATTACGGTGCGCGGATCGATCGTCGGCACACGACGCGATTTGCAGGAGTCGCTCGATTTCGCCGCGCAAGGCAGCGTTCGTGCGCATATCCATCGAGACCGCCTCGAGAACATCAACAAGGTGCTCGGGCAATTGCGTGAGGGAACCGTCGACGGGCGCGTCGTGCTTGCGCTCGACTAG
- a CDS encoding flavodoxin family protein: MSEPRSTILVVYYSRTGTTRRIAEMLAAELGADIEPICEQGANVSRAGARGYLRSLIDALCRRRVRITPAMHDPSCYEMAVVGSPVWASHASAPALAWLAEHGEQIQHVALFCCLGGHGAGPALKQLAGAARKTPVATCAITTHDLHERLDGNLRQSFARKIRHKLAARLEAEWGV; encoded by the coding sequence GTGTCAGAACCTCGCAGCACGATACTCGTGGTGTATTACTCGCGCACCGGCACGACGCGTCGAATCGCGGAGATGCTGGCGGCGGAACTTGGCGCCGATATCGAGCCTATCTGTGAGCAGGGTGCGAACGTGTCGCGCGCCGGTGCGCGCGGCTACCTGCGTTCGCTGATCGATGCGCTGTGCCGGCGTCGGGTCAGGATCACACCTGCGATGCATGATCCGTCGTGCTATGAGATGGCCGTGGTGGGTTCTCCTGTGTGGGCAAGTCACGCTTCGGCTCCCGCGTTGGCATGGCTCGCGGAACACGGCGAGCAGATCCAGCACGTCGCGCTGTTCTGCTGTCTGGGCGGCCACGGTGCGGGGCCGGCGTTGAAGCAGTTGGCCGGCGCGGCGCGTAAAACTCCTGTGGCAACCTGTGCGATCACGACGCATGACTTACATGAACGTCTTGATGGCAATCTGCGTCAGAGCTTCGCGCGGAAAATCAGGCACAAGCTGGCGGCCCGGCTGGAAGCGGAATGGGGCGTTTGA
- a CDS encoding universal stress protein has protein sequence MAQTSNAASSTQSAFQRIMLAVDDSEATLRAAEYTKALFAGRAQIRLVTVAQNPRTLFPLGATAQGFLAAAREEIIGDARAALAKIEAIFAGIELEFGLVDLSVHHGNTADALLDTASHWNADLLVMGMRHHHGLLRWIEGTVSEPVARRATCSLLLVPEDSRVPTDRPPMRMVFALDGSACSLAGLRTGLKIAGPDTRLRTIYVVDRAVHLFDGGAADMLETAYLDQGCAAIERATHICSDQGCIADTAVIKTHRSHDDVPHTIVRDAAEWNADLVVLGTHGRRGIERWLLGSVAARTVRLVDTPILLARSGETAAD, from the coding sequence ATGGCTCAAACATCGAACGCCGCCTCGTCTACCCAGAGCGCGTTTCAGCGCATCATGCTGGCCGTGGACGACTCGGAGGCGACCTTGCGGGCAGCCGAATATACAAAAGCATTGTTCGCCGGGCGTGCGCAAATCAGGCTGGTGACGGTTGCACAGAACCCGCGCACGCTGTTCCCTCTCGGCGCGACGGCGCAAGGGTTTCTAGCGGCGGCGAGAGAGGAGATCATCGGCGATGCCCGCGCCGCGCTTGCGAAAATCGAAGCCATATTCGCAGGGATAGAGCTGGAATTTGGGCTGGTCGATCTTTCTGTTCATCACGGCAATACTGCTGATGCGTTGCTCGACACGGCATCGCACTGGAATGCGGACCTGCTCGTGATGGGCATGCGGCATCATCATGGATTGCTGCGCTGGATCGAAGGCACCGTGTCGGAACCCGTGGCGCGGCGCGCGACCTGCTCCTTGCTGCTGGTGCCCGAGGACAGCCGCGTTCCCACCGACCGGCCGCCCATGCGTATGGTCTTTGCGCTGGACGGCAGCGCCTGCTCGCTCGCCGGTTTGCGCACGGGTCTGAAGATCGCTGGTCCTGATACCCGGCTGCGCACGATCTACGTGGTGGATCGTGCCGTCCATCTGTTCGATGGCGGGGCCGCCGACATGTTGGAAACTGCGTATCTGGACCAGGGTTGCGCGGCCATCGAACGCGCGACGCACATCTGCTCCGATCAGGGCTGCATCGCGGATACCGCCGTGATCAAGACGCATCGAAGCCATGATGATGTTCCGCACACGATCGTACGTGACGCAGCGGAATGGAATGCCGACCTGGTCGTTCTCGGCACGCATGGCAGACGCGGTATCGAGCGCTGGCTTCTCGGCAGCGTGGCCGCGCGCACTGTCCGGCTCGTCGACACGCCGATTCTGCTGGCACGCAGCGGCGAAACGGCGGCAGACTAG
- a CDS encoding BON domain-containing protein produces MKSDRQLKKEVEEELEWDPAVTATDIGVEVTDRVVTLSGHPPSYAEKLAAEKAAHRVAGVRAVVVEMEVRLPQKDERTDEDIGRAVHDIAHWTVGLPDDSVKVQVEKGWVTLTGVVDWAYQAHVVARAIGHMRGVRGVHNRIEVRGKVGSEDIASKIAQAMQRHAEREVRHIAIDVKDGTVTLTGKVGSYAERAVARGAAWSAPGVRAVVDDIVVE; encoded by the coding sequence ATGAAATCAGACCGGCAGTTGAAGAAAGAAGTCGAGGAAGAACTGGAGTGGGATCCCGCTGTGACGGCGACGGACATCGGGGTCGAGGTGACGGATCGCGTCGTCACGCTATCCGGTCATCCGCCGAGCTACGCCGAAAAGCTCGCTGCCGAAAAGGCCGCACATCGCGTGGCCGGGGTGCGGGCCGTTGTGGTGGAGATGGAGGTGCGGCTGCCCCAGAAGGACGAACGCACCGACGAAGACATCGGCAGAGCGGTACACGATATCGCGCACTGGACGGTCGGCCTGCCCGACGATTCAGTGAAGGTGCAGGTCGAGAAAGGCTGGGTGACGTTGACAGGCGTGGTGGATTGGGCGTACCAGGCTCATGTGGTCGCGCGCGCAATCGGCCACATGCGCGGTGTGCGGGGTGTCCACAACCGGATAGAGGTGCGCGGCAAGGTCGGGTCGGAAGACATCGCCTCAAAGATCGCGCAGGCGATGCAACGGCATGCCGAGCGCGAAGTCAGGCACATCGCCATCGACGTAAAGGATGGAACGGTGACGCTGACAGGCAAAGTCGGTTCTTACGCGGAACGGGCTGTCGCGAGAGGGGCCGCGTGGAGTGCGCCCGGCGTGCGAGCGGTTGTCGACGATATCGTCGTCGAATGA
- a CDS encoding cation acetate symporter produces MIARRLCAFTALSVFSSYCFSAGADMGQTVKQPTNWTAIAMFVVFVVATLFITKWAARRTRSAAEFYTAGGGITGFQNGLAIAGDFMSAASFLGISAAVYANGYDGLIYSIGFLVGWPIITFLMAERLRNLGRFTFADVAGYRFKQAPIRAFAASGTLVVVAFYLIAQMVGAGQLIKLLFGLEYWVAVVIVGALMMVYVLFGGMTATTWVQIIKACLLLAGASFMAFMVLWQFHFSPEALFAKAVEVHEKKASIMGPGNFIKDPISAISFGIALMFGTAGLPHILMRFFTVPNAKEARKSVFWATTWIGYFYILTFIIGFGAIVLVSTNPVFKDAAGKLLGGTNMAAVHLASAVGGNVFLGFISAVAFATILAVVAGLTLAGASAVSHDLYATVFKHGKAASANELFVSRVTTVVLGIVAVVLGIVFEKQNIAFMVSLAFAVAASANFPVLFMSVLWRGCTTRGATIGGFLGLVSAVLLTVLSKAVWVDVLHFATAPFPYASPALFSMAIGFAGIWLFSLTDRSARARIDQAGFEAQSVRSETGIGAVEGASH; encoded by the coding sequence ATGATCGCACGACGTCTTTGCGCCTTTACTGCGCTGTCTGTCTTCTCATCGTATTGTTTCTCCGCTGGCGCGGACATGGGCCAGACGGTCAAACAGCCGACCAACTGGACGGCAATTGCGATGTTCGTCGTCTTCGTGGTCGCGACGCTTTTCATTACCAAATGGGCTGCGAGACGGACGCGCTCCGCCGCCGAGTTTTACACCGCGGGTGGCGGAATCACGGGTTTCCAGAACGGACTGGCAATCGCCGGAGATTTCATGTCGGCTGCTTCGTTCCTGGGCATCTCGGCAGCCGTCTATGCAAATGGCTATGACGGTCTCATCTATTCGATCGGTTTTCTGGTTGGCTGGCCGATCATCACGTTTTTGATGGCCGAAAGACTGCGCAATCTCGGCCGTTTCACGTTCGCCGACGTGGCTGGATATCGCTTCAAGCAGGCGCCGATCCGCGCATTCGCCGCATCGGGTACGCTCGTGGTCGTGGCGTTCTATCTGATCGCGCAGATGGTCGGTGCCGGGCAGTTGATCAAATTGCTGTTTGGACTCGAGTATTGGGTCGCGGTGGTGATCGTGGGTGCGCTCATGATGGTTTATGTGCTGTTTGGCGGTATGACGGCAACAACCTGGGTGCAAATCATCAAGGCGTGTCTGCTGCTTGCAGGCGCCTCGTTCATGGCATTTATGGTGCTGTGGCAGTTTCATTTCAGCCCTGAAGCGCTCTTTGCGAAAGCCGTCGAAGTGCATGAGAAGAAGGCGTCCATCATGGGTCCGGGCAATTTCATCAAGGACCCGATCTCGGCAATTTCGTTCGGAATTGCACTGATGTTCGGCACGGCTGGGCTGCCGCACATCCTGATGCGATTCTTTACCGTGCCTAACGCCAAGGAAGCACGCAAGTCGGTGTTCTGGGCAACGACATGGATCGGCTACTTCTACATCCTGACCTTCATCATCGGCTTTGGCGCCATCGTTCTTGTCAGCACGAACCCCGTGTTCAAGGATGCGGCGGGCAAGCTGCTGGGCGGCACGAACATGGCTGCCGTGCATCTTGCGAGTGCGGTGGGCGGCAACGTGTTTCTCGGGTTCATTTCGGCGGTGGCTTTCGCAACGATCCTGGCCGTCGTCGCGGGTCTCACGTTGGCCGGGGCATCGGCTGTGTCGCATGATTTGTATGCGACCGTCTTCAAGCATGGCAAGGCAGCGAGTGCGAACGAGCTGTTCGTTTCGCGCGTTACGACTGTCGTGCTGGGTATTGTCGCCGTCGTGCTCGGGATCGTATTCGAGAAGCAGAACATTGCATTCATGGTGTCGCTGGCGTTTGCTGTGGCGGCGTCGGCCAACTTTCCGGTGCTGTTCATGTCGGTTCTGTGGCGCGGTTGTACCACACGTGGTGCGACCATCGGCGGCTTTCTCGGGTTGGTTTCTGCCGTATTGCTGACGGTTCTCTCGAAAGCGGTGTGGGTGGATGTGTTGCACTTTGCGACGGCGCCATTCCCCTACGCATCGCCCGCACTCTTTTCGATGGCGATCGGCTTCGCTGGCATCTGGCTCTTCTCGTTGACAGATAGATCCGCTCGTGCGCGCATCGATCAGGCCGGATTCGAGGCGCAGTCGGTACGCTCGGAAACCGGGATTGGCGCGGTGGAGGGCGCAAGTCACTAA